One stretch of Roseimicrobium sp. ORNL1 DNA includes these proteins:
- a CDS encoding glycosyltransferase family 4 protein, producing MLTILLTNWILSGRSGTETHVRDLALGLKARGHRPMVFTLSWGELAEELVASGVPVVTNLEALPWKPDLVHGHHNFTTLSALLALPGTPGLFVCHDFLAWHDEAPKFPRLLMYAAVDISRQERIASEVKCSVSDVLCIRNAVDLTRFPSRTQPLPPEPRRALVFGNLATELSVVTPIREACRMRGVQLDMAGAGAGKLVTDPEKILGGYDLVFGQGRCAMESLVTGCAVILCGREGMGPMITSDNFETLRNDNFGRRCLTEPLETGSVLTALDTYARTDHGVMHNLARTRLGMDEMVDQWLAAYRTLLALPCPSDPIEEMRASAIMLAKLSPPLLGNFRAYEQFVAHTREVAEMKDVIARVKSERDRAKATLIRERERQDSLMRVRGFMATCWKRPWLRPLVQLLGLRPARDEFHRA from the coding sequence ATGCTGACCATCCTTCTTACCAACTGGATCCTCAGCGGGCGCAGCGGCACGGAAACGCACGTCCGTGATCTCGCCCTCGGGCTGAAGGCGCGCGGCCACCGGCCCATGGTCTTCACCCTTTCTTGGGGAGAGCTGGCGGAGGAACTCGTGGCCAGTGGTGTGCCCGTGGTCACCAATCTTGAGGCGTTGCCTTGGAAACCGGATCTGGTTCATGGACACCACAATTTCACCACCCTCAGCGCCCTGCTGGCCCTGCCTGGCACCCCGGGATTGTTTGTCTGCCATGACTTCCTGGCGTGGCATGACGAGGCTCCCAAGTTTCCACGGCTCCTGATGTATGCCGCGGTGGATATCTCACGGCAGGAGCGCATCGCCTCGGAGGTGAAGTGCAGCGTGTCAGATGTGCTTTGCATCAGGAATGCGGTGGACCTTACCCGTTTTCCGAGCCGAACCCAGCCCCTTCCGCCGGAGCCCAGGCGCGCCTTGGTCTTTGGAAATCTCGCGACCGAGCTCTCCGTAGTCACCCCCATCCGCGAGGCATGCAGGATGCGTGGCGTGCAGCTCGACATGGCAGGCGCGGGAGCCGGCAAACTCGTCACCGATCCCGAGAAGATCCTCGGGGGGTATGACTTGGTGTTTGGCCAGGGGCGCTGTGCGATGGAGTCGCTGGTGACAGGCTGTGCCGTCATCTTGTGTGGACGGGAGGGCATGGGGCCCATGATCACTTCCGACAACTTCGAAACACTGAGAAACGACAATTTCGGCCGGCGCTGCCTTACTGAACCCCTGGAAACAGGTTCAGTGCTTACTGCTCTCGACACCTACGCCCGCACTGACCATGGGGTCATGCATAACCTGGCGCGGACCAGGCTGGGGATGGATGAAATGGTGGACCAGTGGCTGGCAGCCTACCGCACGCTGCTGGCGCTCCCCTGTCCCTCGGATCCCATTGAGGAGATGCGTGCGAGCGCCATCATGCTCGCCAAACTCTCCCCGCCGCTTCTCGGAAACTTCCGGGCATATGAGCAGTTCGTAGCGCACACCCGGGAAGTGGCTGAGATGAAGGATGTCATCGCACGCGTGAAATCAGAACGTGATCGCGCCAAAGCCACGCTCATCCGGGAGCGTGAACGTCAGGATTCCTTGATGCGGGTGAGAGGGTTTATGGCCACCTGCTGGAAACGCCCGTGGCTCCGGCCGCTCGTCCAGTTGCTGGGGCTGCGTCCGGCCAGGGACGAATTTCACCGAGCGTAA